GCATAACTTAAATTTTTTCCACCGGGTGTCTACCATAACCATAAAGGGGTTTATTTAGTAATTGTATAAAACTAACCAATATACTTTGTGTTTTGCTAATTTGCTTACAAATCATTTACTATGCCAAAGCAAAGCGCAGGGATATTATTATATCGTAAAACAAACAACCTTTTGCAGGTTTTACTTGTGCATCCCGGTGGCCCGTTTTTCAGAAATAAGGACCTTGGCTCGTGGTCTATCCCCAAAGGTGAATTTGATGACAGTGAAGACGCTTTAGCGGCAGCCCGACGCGAGTTTGAGGAAGAAACCGGACAAGCTATTGATGGAAATTTTCTTCCTCTTGCCCCTATTAAACAAAAAAGCGGTAAAACAGTATATGCCTGGGCAGTAGAGGGCGATATATCTTCACAGACTATTGTAAGTAACCTTTTTGAAATAGAATGGCCGCCAAAATCGGGCAAAAAAGTAAGCTTCCCTGAAATTGACCGCGCCGAATGGTTTGATATAGATACCGCGAAAATTAAAATAATAGCTGCACAGGCCGGTTTCATCAACGAGTTAGCCGGCCTTATGTAGTACTATTTAACGCCTGTTTTTAACCCAGTTTGATATTGGGGCAACACCTGTTTCAGCCATTGCTACTTTTGTGGAAGACAGCAATTTTTCCATTACAAGTGCGGCTATTAGCGCCTCGGTTTCATTCCCTCTTTGTAACACTTCAGGTGTAAAGTACTTTTTAACAAAGTGCGTATCAAAGTTACCTGAGGTAAATGCCTCGTGCCCCATTACAAAGCGGCCAAAGCCCAAGGTTGTAGTAATGCCAGTTATTTTATACTCGTCAATAGCGCGTATCATGCGCTCTATGGCCTCTGTCCTATCTTTACCATAGGTAATCAGCTTGGCTATCATGGGGTCGTAGTAGATGGGTATTTCCATGCCTTGCTCAAAGCCATCATCAACGCGCACACCCGGCCCTTTAGGGGTAATATAGGTTTGCAGGGTACCAATGTCTGGTAAAAAGTTATTGGCCGGGTCTTCGGCATATACCCGCAGTTCCATGGCGTGGCCACGTATCGTTAGATCTTCCTGTTTAAAGCTGATGGTTTCGCCGCGCGCTATTTGTATCTGCTCTTTTACAAGATCTATCCCGGTTATAAGCTCCGTCACCGGGTGCTCTACCTGCAGGCGGGTGTTCATCTCTAAAAAATAAAAGTTTAGCTGCTCATCCATTATAAACTCCACCGTGCCTGCGCCGGTGTAGTTAACAGACCGGGCGACGTCTACGGCACTTTTACCCATCAATTCCCTTATTTCGGGGGTAAGTACAGATGATGGTGCTTCCTCTACTACCTTTTGGTGCCTGCGCTGTACCGAGCAATCCCGCTCATAAAGGTGCACTATGTTGCCATGCGTATCACCTAAAACCTGTATCTCGATATGCCGTGGGGATGATACATAGCGTTCTATAAATACCGAGCCATCTCCAAATGCCGATGTAGCTTCGGATACGGCCAGATCCATTTGTTCTTCAAAATCGGCGGGGGAATCAACTATACGCATACCCTTACCACCACCACCCGCAGCGGCTTTTATCAGTATCGGAAAACCCACCTCAACGGCGCGTTGCTTAGCCTCGTTGACATCTGTTATAGCCTCTTCGGTGCCGGGCACCATGGGTATATTATACTTTAATGCAGCTGCCTTAGCCGAT
This portion of the Inquilinus sp. KBS0705 genome encodes:
- the accC gene encoding acetyl-CoA carboxylase biotin carboxylase subunit, whose product is MQKILVANRGEIALRVMRSAREMGIKTVAVYSAADRDALHVRYADEAVFIGEAPSNQSYLVGDKIIAACKQTGAEGIHPGYGFLSENAAFARQVREAGLILIGPSPEAMEIMGNKLSAKAAALKYNIPMVPGTEEAITDVNEAKQRAVEVGFPILIKAAAGGGGKGMRIVDSPADFEEQMDLAVSEATSAFGDGSVFIERYVSSPRHIEIQVLGDTHGNIVHLYERDCSVQRRHQKVVEEAPSSVLTPEIRELMGKSAVDVARSVNYTGAGTVEFIMDEQLNFYFLEMNTRLQVEHPVTELITGIDLVKEQIQIARGETISFKQEDLTIRGHAMELRVYAEDPANNFLPDIGTLQTYITPKGPGVRVDDGFEQGMEIPIYYDPMIAKLITYGKDRTEAIERMIRAIDEYKITGITTTLGFGRFVMGHEAFTSGNFDTHFVKKYFTPEVLQRGNETEALIAALVMEKLLSSTKVAMAETGVAPISNWVKNRR
- a CDS encoding NUDIX domain-containing protein, whose product is MPKQSAGILLYRKTNNLLQVLLVHPGGPFFRNKDLGSWSIPKGEFDDSEDALAAARREFEEETGQAIDGNFLPLAPIKQKSGKTVYAWAVEGDISSQTIVSNLFEIEWPPKSGKKVSFPEIDRAEWFDIDTAKIKIIAAQAGFINELAGLM